A DNA window from Bradyrhizobium barranii subsp. barranii contains the following coding sequences:
- a CDS encoding PRC-barrel domain-containing protein: protein MLMKSIAAGLAGTALLATVAFAQNPTATTDKAAPAATTTTTTTTTASGEWRASKMSGLKIYNDANENIGSINDLLMDKSGNIKIAVIGVGGFLGMGEHLVAVPYEKLKFVNEAVAYTGTGAKPAATTTTGAATGTEKTTTTTATTASSASKWYPDHVVFNASKDELKNMPEFKYSE from the coding sequence ATGTTGATGAAATCGATCGCCGCCGGCCTTGCCGGCACCGCACTGCTTGCGACCGTTGCGTTCGCGCAAAACCCGACGGCCACCACCGACAAGGCGGCGCCCGCGGCCACAACCACCACCACCACGACGACGACTGCGTCGGGCGAGTGGCGTGCGTCGAAGATGTCGGGCCTGAAGATCTACAACGACGCCAACGAGAACATTGGCTCGATCAACGACCTGCTGATGGACAAGAGCGGCAACATCAAGATTGCCGTGATCGGCGTCGGCGGCTTCCTCGGCATGGGCGAGCATCTGGTCGCCGTCCCCTACGAGAAGCTGAAGTTCGTCAACGAGGCCGTCGCCTACACCGGCACGGGCGCGAAGCCTGCGGCGACCACGACCACTGGCGCTGCGACCGGCACCGAGAAGACCACGACGACGACCGCTACGACCGCCTCGTCCGCGTCGAAATGGTATCCGGACCACGTCGTGTTCAATGCCAGCAAGGACGAGCTGAAGAACATGCCCGAGTTCAAGTACTCGGAGTAA
- a CDS encoding lytic transglycosylase domain-containing protein, giving the protein MKILRIAALVAAGLMLPQAAFAGEAEYAEMVAAHARANGVPEALVHRVIMRESRYQPGLIGRGGTIGLMQIKLATARGVGYTGDAAGLRDPNTNLTYAVKYLAGAYRAANGDLARAVRYFAGGYYYVAKRQRQEAVQVANMGDTWLEPNGNPQPMLGTAPHKKLAQRVSNARAQVPNH; this is encoded by the coding sequence ATGAAAATTTTGCGTATTGCCGCGCTCGTTGCGGCCGGGCTGATGTTGCCGCAGGCCGCATTCGCGGGCGAAGCCGAGTATGCCGAGATGGTCGCGGCCCATGCCCGCGCCAACGGCGTGCCGGAAGCGCTGGTGCATCGCGTCATCATGCGCGAGAGCCGCTATCAGCCCGGCCTTATCGGCCGCGGCGGCACCATCGGCCTGATGCAGATCAAGCTCGCGACCGCCCGCGGGGTCGGCTACACCGGCGACGCCGCCGGCCTGCGCGATCCCAACACCAACCTCACCTACGCCGTCAAATACCTCGCCGGCGCCTATCGCGCCGCCAATGGCGACCTCGCCCGAGCCGTGCGTTATTTCGCGGGCGGCTATTACTACGTTGCAAAGCGGCAGCGTCAGGAGGCCGTGCAGGTCGCCAATATGGGCGACACCTGGCTCGAGCCGAACGGCAATCCGCAGCCGATGCTCGGGACGGCGCCGCATAAGAAGCTGGCCCAGCGCGTCAGCAATGCGCGGGCGCAGGTTCCCAACCACTAG
- a CDS encoding FAD-dependent oxidoreductase produces the protein MLQTTKRPDSPVSIIGAGIAGAWQALLFAQAGHAVTLHERGDAAMTDSTSHWAGGMLAPWCEAEVAEPIISRLGQRSLDIWRRELPDTPFNGSLVVAHPRERNDFERFARMTDGHRRLDATSLAELEPSLEGRFRDALFFPTEGHVEPRRVLPKLHERIRAAGGTIKFDSDVSAKDLDGIVIDCRGLGARDEQPELRGVKGEMILIETGEVRLARPVRLIHPRWPLYVIPREDNLFMLGATSIEAEDTGVSVRSALELLGAAYAVHPAFGEARIVEFGSGLRPAFPDNLPRIGIRGERIAVNGLYRHGFLIAPALAELTLQYVQRGQIDNEVMQCA, from the coding sequence ATGTTACAGACCACCAAGCGACCGGATTCCCCGGTATCCATCATCGGCGCAGGCATTGCAGGTGCCTGGCAGGCGCTTTTGTTCGCGCAGGCCGGCCATGCCGTGACGCTACACGAGCGCGGTGACGCCGCGATGACCGATTCCACCAGCCATTGGGCCGGCGGGATGCTCGCGCCCTGGTGCGAGGCGGAGGTCGCCGAACCCATCATCTCCAGGCTCGGCCAGCGCTCCCTGGACATCTGGCGGCGCGAGCTGCCGGACACCCCCTTCAACGGCTCGCTCGTCGTCGCCCACCCGCGCGAGCGCAACGATTTCGAGCGTTTTGCGCGGATGACCGACGGCCACCGCCGGCTCGATGCGACCAGCCTTGCCGAGCTCGAGCCGTCGCTGGAGGGCCGCTTCCGCGACGCGCTGTTCTTCCCGACCGAGGGCCATGTCGAGCCGCGCCGCGTGCTGCCGAAGCTGCACGAGCGCATCCGCGCCGCCGGCGGCACCATCAAGTTTGATAGCGACGTCAGCGCCAAAGACCTCGACGGCATCGTGATCGACTGCCGCGGCCTTGGCGCGCGCGACGAGCAGCCGGAGCTGCGCGGCGTCAAGGGCGAGATGATTTTGATCGAGACCGGCGAGGTGCGGCTGGCGCGCCCGGTGCGGCTGATCCATCCGCGCTGGCCGCTCTACGTGATCCCGCGCGAGGACAATCTGTTCATGCTCGGCGCGACCTCGATCGAGGCCGAGGACACCGGCGTCAGCGTACGCTCGGCGCTGGAGCTGCTGGGTGCGGCCTATGCCGTGCATCCGGCCTTCGGCGAGGCCCGCATCGTCGAATTCGGCTCGGGCTTGCGCCCTGCTTTCCCCGACAATCTGCCGCGCATCGGCATTCGTGGCGAGAGGATCGCCGTCAACGGCCTCTACCGCCACGGCTTCCTGATCGCGCCGGCACTCGCCGAGCTGACGCTGCAATACGTCCAGCGCGGCCAGATCGACAATGAGGTGATGCAATGCGCGTGA
- the thiS gene encoding sulfur carrier protein ThiS → MRVIVNGEQREVNSASVDALLSELDYEGTHFAIALNYDVVPKSRWAETHLKAGDEIEIITPRQGG, encoded by the coding sequence ATGCGCGTGATCGTCAACGGCGAGCAACGCGAGGTGAATTCCGCAAGCGTCGACGCGCTGCTCAGCGAGCTCGACTACGAAGGCACCCATTTCGCGATCGCGCTGAACTACGACGTCGTGCCGAAAAGCCGCTGGGCCGAAACCCACCTCAAGGCCGGCGACGAGATCGAGATCATCACGCCGCGGCAGGGAGGGTGA
- a CDS encoding thiazole synthase — translation MVTFYGKTFSSRLLIGSALYPSPAIMQAAIRASGSNIVTVSLRREAAGGKTGDTFWNLIRELDVSVLPNTAGCRSVREAVTTAKLARELFGTSWIKLEVIADNDTLQPDVVGLVEAATLLIKDGFEVFPYCTEDLSVANRLVDAGCKVVMPWAAPIGSARGITNRDALKLLRERLPDITLVVDAGIGAPSHAAEALELGYDAVLLNTAIAKAADPVAMANAFRLGCDAGRTAYEAGLMNARDFASPSTPVVGTPFWHAVS, via the coding sequence ATGGTGACCTTCTACGGCAAAACCTTCTCCTCCCGCCTGCTGATCGGCAGCGCGCTGTATCCCTCGCCTGCGATCATGCAGGCGGCGATCCGTGCCTCCGGCTCGAACATCGTCACGGTGTCGCTGCGCCGCGAGGCCGCCGGCGGCAAGACCGGGGACACGTTCTGGAATCTGATCCGTGAGCTCGACGTCAGCGTGCTGCCGAACACCGCCGGCTGCCGCAGCGTGCGCGAAGCCGTGACCACCGCAAAACTCGCGCGCGAGCTGTTCGGCACGTCCTGGATCAAGCTGGAAGTGATCGCCGACAACGACACGCTGCAGCCCGACGTCGTCGGCCTGGTCGAGGCCGCCACCCTCCTGATCAAGGACGGCTTTGAAGTGTTCCCCTATTGCACCGAGGACCTCTCGGTTGCGAACCGCCTGGTCGATGCCGGCTGCAAGGTCGTCATGCCCTGGGCCGCGCCGATCGGCTCGGCCCGCGGCATCACCAACCGCGACGCGCTGAAACTGCTGCGCGAGCGGCTGCCTGACATCACGCTAGTGGTCGATGCCGGCATCGGCGCGCCGTCGCATGCGGCCGAGGCGCTCGAGCTCGGCTATGACGCCGTGCTGCTCAACACCGCGATCGCAAAGGCCGCCGATCCCGTTGCCATGGCCAATGCCTTCCGTCTCGGCTGTGATGCCGGCCGCACCGCCTACGAAGCCGGGCTGATGAACGCCCGCGACTTCGCCTCCCCCTCCACCCCTGTCGTTGGGACACCATTCTGGCATGCCGTATCCTGA
- a CDS encoding thiamine phosphate synthase, producing the protein MPYPDRFYPVVDSLKWVERLTKLGVGTIQLRAKDLNDADALQIVTDALAITKDTQAKLVVNDYWRAAVVAGAKYLHLGQEDLADADLKAIREAGLSLGVSTHDDAELETALAAEPDYVALGPIFFTTLKSMRFEPQGIPKITEWKKRIGSIPLVAIGGIKFEHAAEIFAAGADSIAVVSDVTQNADPDARVKQWLGDSAKAA; encoded by the coding sequence ATGCCGTATCCTGATCGCTTCTATCCCGTCGTCGACAGCCTCAAATGGGTCGAACGCCTGACCAAGCTCGGCGTCGGCACCATCCAGCTGCGCGCGAAAGACCTCAACGACGCCGACGCGCTCCAGATCGTCACCGATGCGCTGGCGATCACGAAGGACACGCAGGCCAAGCTGGTCGTGAACGACTATTGGCGCGCGGCCGTCGTCGCCGGCGCAAAGTATCTGCATCTCGGCCAGGAAGACCTGGCGGACGCGGACCTCAAGGCCATCCGCGAGGCCGGCCTGTCGCTTGGCGTCTCCACCCATGACGACGCGGAGCTCGAGACCGCGCTTGCCGCAGAGCCCGACTATGTCGCGCTCGGTCCGATCTTCTTCACCACGCTGAAATCGATGCGCTTCGAACCGCAGGGCATTCCGAAGATCACGGAATGGAAGAAGCGGATCGGCAGCATCCCGCTGGTCGCGATCGGCGGCATCAAATTCGAGCACGCCGCGGAGATTTTTGCCGCCGGCGCCGATTCCATCGCCGTCGTCAGCGACGTCACGCAAAACGCCGACCCGGACGCGCGAGTCAAACAATGGCTTGGCGATTCCGCCAAAGCCGCCTGA
- the thiC gene encoding phosphomethylpyrimidine synthase ThiC, which translates to MNIRSNPEKTVPAVTTGPLPSSRKIFASPDAAPDIRVPLREIILSEGAGEPNLPVYDTSGPYTDPSVTIDVNAGLSRNRLAWVKERGGVEEYQGRDIKPEDNGNVGASHAAKAFTAHHKPLRGLDGHKITQLEFARAGIITKEMIYVAERENLGRKKQLDRAEAALADGESFGAAVPAFITPEFVRSEIARGRAIIPCNINHAELEPMIIGRNFLTKINANIGNSAVTSSVEEEVDKMVWAIRWGADTVMDLSTGRNIHTTREWILRNAPIPIGTVPIYQALEKCEGDPVKLTWELYKDTLIEQCEQGVDYFTIHAGVRLSYIHLTANRVTGIVSRGGSIMAKWCLAHHKESFLYTHFDEICDLMRKYDVSFSLGDGLRPGSIADANDRAQFAELETLGELTKIAWDKGCQVMIEGPGHVPMHKIKINMDKQLKECGEAPFYTLGPLTTDIAPGYDHITSGIGAAMIGWFGCAMLCYVTPKEHLGLPDRNDVKVGVITYKIAAHASDLAKGHPAAQLRDDALSRARFDFRWSDQFNLGLDPDTAKNFHDETLPKEAHKVAHFCSMCGPKFCSMKITQDVRDYAATLNDPNSIGMSMSGTAEDGMKQMSAKFKEMGSSVYLDAEKVKESNRVL; encoded by the coding sequence ATGAACATCCGCTCCAACCCCGAAAAGACCGTCCCCGCCGTCACCACCGGCCCGCTGCCCTCGTCGCGAAAAATCTTCGCGTCTCCGGACGCTGCGCCCGACATCCGCGTGCCGCTGCGCGAGATCATCCTCTCCGAAGGCGCCGGCGAGCCCAACCTGCCGGTCTACGACACCTCGGGCCCCTACACCGATCCGTCCGTGACCATCGACGTCAACGCCGGCCTGTCGCGCAACCGTCTCGCCTGGGTCAAGGAGCGAGGCGGCGTCGAGGAGTATCAGGGCCGCGATATCAAGCCGGAGGACAATGGCAATGTCGGCGCCTCGCATGCCGCAAAGGCCTTCACCGCGCACCACAAGCCGCTACGCGGCCTCGACGGCCACAAGATCACCCAGCTCGAATTCGCCCGCGCCGGCATCATCACCAAGGAAATGATCTACGTCGCCGAACGCGAAAATCTCGGCCGCAAAAAGCAGCTCGATCGCGCGGAAGCCGCGCTCGCCGACGGCGAGAGCTTCGGCGCCGCAGTCCCTGCCTTCATCACGCCGGAGTTCGTCCGCAGCGAGATCGCGCGCGGCCGCGCCATCATCCCCTGCAACATCAACCACGCTGAGTTGGAGCCGATGATCATCGGCCGCAACTTCCTCACCAAGATCAACGCCAATATTGGCAACTCCGCCGTGACGTCGTCGGTGGAAGAGGAAGTCGACAAGATGGTGTGGGCGATCCGCTGGGGCGCCGACACCGTGATGGACCTCTCCACCGGCCGCAACATCCACACCACCCGGGAATGGATTCTGCGCAACGCGCCGATCCCGATCGGCACCGTGCCGATTTACCAGGCGCTGGAGAAGTGCGAAGGCGATCCCGTCAAACTGACCTGGGAGCTCTACAAGGACACGCTGATCGAGCAGTGCGAGCAGGGCGTCGACTATTTCACCATCCACGCCGGGGTGCGCCTGTCCTACATCCACCTCACCGCCAACCGCGTCACCGGCATCGTCAGCCGCGGCGGCTCGATCATGGCGAAGTGGTGCCTGGCGCATCACAAGGAGAGCTTCCTCTATACGCATTTCGACGAGATCTGCGACCTCATGCGCAAGTATGACGTCTCGTTCTCGCTCGGCGACGGCCTGCGTCCGGGCTCGATCGCCGACGCCAACGACCGCGCGCAATTCGCCGAACTGGAGACGCTCGGCGAGCTTACCAAGATTGCGTGGGACAAGGGCTGCCAGGTCATGATCGAAGGCCCCGGCCACGTGCCGATGCACAAGATCAAGATCAACATGGACAAGCAGCTCAAGGAGTGCGGCGAGGCGCCGTTCTACACGCTTGGACCGCTGACCACCGACATCGCGCCGGGCTATGACCACATCACCTCAGGCATCGGCGCCGCCATGATCGGCTGGTTCGGCTGCGCCATGCTCTGCTACGTAACGCCGAAGGAGCATCTCGGCCTGCCCGACCGCAACGACGTCAAGGTGGGCGTCATCACCTACAAGATCGCCGCCCACGCCAGCGACCTCGCCAAGGGTCACCCGGCGGCGCAGCTTCGCGACGACGCCCTCTCCCGCGCCCGATTCGACTTCCGCTGGAGCGACCAGTTCAACCTCGGCCTCGATCCTGATACCGCCAAGAACTTCCACGACGAGACCCTGCCGAAGGAAGCCCACAAGGTCGCGCATTTCTGCTCGATGTGCGGCCCAAAATTCTGCTCGATGAAGATCACCCAGGACGTGCGGGATTACGCCGCGACGCTGAACGATCCGAACAGCATCGGCATGTCGATGAGCGGCACCGCCGAGGACGGCATGAAGCAGATGAGCGCGAAGTTCAAGGAGATGGGGAGCAGCGTTTATCTGGATGCCGAGAAGGTGAAGGAGAGTAATCGGGTGTTGTGA
- a CDS encoding cobaltochelatase CobT-related protein: protein MSERRPVAFLSYVRSDDDHDNGAITAFRKRLEGEPITFTAAWCNLIAEWMDKLRISTEFLGFTTRAWKGGQSKERWLATGKPSNPGRLNDLRHLIYKSFSASVGASAPNFGMMTREGLLKENIDGEAVLWAFARLQKQRSLSKMLVVISDGAPVDDTTLSANPANYLEQHLRGVIDSISDKVSLHAIGIGHDVSRYYPNAATVTSARDLGPRFFEVVANDELFRSSYDSSEPRKRYRYVAPKLK from the coding sequence ATGAGTGAGAGACGCCCGGTAGCTTTCCTCAGTTACGTTCGATCCGATGACGACCATGATAATGGCGCGATAACTGCATTCCGAAAGAGGCTCGAAGGCGAGCCTATTACCTTCACTGCCGCTTGGTGCAATTTGATCGCAGAATGGATGGACAAGCTCAGGATTTCGACAGAATTCCTTGGATTTACCACTCGGGCTTGGAAAGGCGGTCAGTCCAAGGAACGCTGGTTAGCTACCGGAAAGCCTTCGAATCCGGGCCGGCTAAATGACTTGAGACATCTCATTTATAAATCTTTCTCGGCAAGCGTCGGAGCCTCAGCACCCAACTTTGGCATGATGACCAGAGAAGGTCTTTTGAAAGAAAATATCGATGGCGAAGCTGTTCTGTGGGCGTTCGCCCGACTTCAAAAACAACGATCCCTCAGCAAGATGCTTGTTGTGATTTCGGACGGTGCCCCCGTAGATGATACAACGCTGAGCGCTAATCCAGCCAACTATCTTGAGCAGCACTTACGAGGTGTGATTGACTCGATTTCCGACAAGGTCAGTTTGCATGCCATCGGCATTGGACACGACGTCTCGCGCTATTATCCAAATGCGGCGACGGTAACGAGTGCAAGAGACCTCGGTCCTCGCTTTTTCGAAGTTGTTGCCAACGACGAATTATTCCGATCGAGCTATGATTCATCGGAGCCGCGCAAACGGTATCGTTATGTTGCACCCAAACTCAAATAA
- a CDS encoding mismatch-specific DNA-glycosylase, which produces MPNAPHRLPDQLIANLRLVFVGTAASTRSAEVGHYYAHPGNRFWRAIHEAGITPRRYQPSEFAALLELGIGFTDLSKSGAGMDHQIATETIDVPGFRAKIEKHRPKTIAFTSKKAASLFYGRPSSGIALGRQPRDAGLPEIFVLPSPSGAASGHWTLEPWRELAQWIAS; this is translated from the coding sequence TTGCCCAACGCCCCCCACCGCCTCCCCGACCAGCTCATTGCCAACCTCCGCCTCGTCTTCGTCGGGACCGCCGCCAGCACGCGCTCGGCGGAGGTCGGGCACTACTACGCCCATCCCGGCAACCGCTTCTGGCGCGCGATTCATGAGGCCGGCATCACGCCGCGGCGCTATCAGCCGAGCGAGTTCGCCGCGCTGCTGGAGCTCGGGATCGGCTTCACCGATCTCTCTAAGTCGGGCGCCGGGATGGATCACCAGATCGCGACTGAAACGATCGACGTGCCCGGCTTCCGGGCCAAGATCGAGAAACATCGGCCGAAGACAATCGCGTTCACGAGCAAGAAGGCCGCGAGCTTGTTTTACGGGAGGCCGTCGAGCGGGATCGCACTGGGGCGACAGCCGCGCGATGCAGGTTTGCCGGAGATTTTCGTGCTGCCGTCGCCGTCTGGCGCTGCGTCAGGGCATTGGACGCTGGAGCCGTGGCGGGAGCTGGCGCAATGGATCGCTTCGTAG
- a CDS encoding SDR family oxidoreductase, translating to MGNELEGKVAAVTGAASGIGLASTEAMLAAGARVVMVDRDEPALKALSNKHGDAVIPLVVDLLDPKDCATLLPRVLETAGQLDILHANAGTYVGGDLVDADNMAIDRMLNLNVNVVMKNVHDVLPHMIARRSGDIIVTSSLAAHFPTPWEPVYASSKWAINCFVQTVRRQVFKHGIRVGSISPGPVVTSLLADWPPEKLQEARDSGSLLEASEVAAVVMFMLTRPRGMTIRDVVMLPTNFDL from the coding sequence ATGGGAAACGAATTGGAAGGCAAGGTTGCTGCCGTGACCGGAGCCGCGTCGGGCATCGGGTTGGCGAGCACTGAAGCAATGCTGGCCGCGGGCGCGCGCGTCGTGATGGTCGACCGCGACGAGCCCGCGCTGAAGGCGCTCAGCAACAAGCATGGCGACGCCGTGATCCCGCTGGTCGTGGACCTCCTGGATCCCAAGGACTGCGCAACGCTGCTGCCGCGCGTTTTGGAGACGGCAGGCCAACTCGACATCCTGCACGCGAATGCGGGCACGTATGTCGGTGGCGATCTGGTCGATGCCGACAATATGGCCATCGACCGGATGCTGAACCTGAACGTCAACGTGGTGATGAAGAACGTGCACGACGTGCTGCCGCACATGATCGCGCGCCGGAGCGGCGACATCATCGTCACGAGTTCGCTGGCGGCGCATTTTCCGACGCCGTGGGAGCCGGTCTATGCGTCGTCCAAATGGGCGATCAACTGCTTCGTCCAGACGGTGCGGCGCCAGGTCTTCAAGCACGGCATTCGCGTGGGCTCGATCTCGCCCGGCCCGGTCGTCACCTCACTGCTCGCGGACTGGCCACCCGAGAAGCTGCAGGAAGCCAGGGACTCCGGAAGCCTGCTGGAGGCCAGCGAAGTGGCCGCCGTGGTGATGTTCATGCTGACACGGCCGCGCGGCATGACCATTCGCGACGTGGTGATGCTGCCGACCAATTTTGATCTTTAG
- a CDS encoding VOC family protein codes for MTSITPFLWFANNVPEAVAFYKAVFPNAKVESVSDSMAVFELEGQRFHALNGGPQYRFTEAVSFFISVETQAEVDYFWSRLTADGGEESRCGWLKDKFGLSWQVIPSALGRYLGDPDRTKANRVMQAMMEMRKIVIADLDRAYAG; via the coding sequence ATGACGTCAATCACGCCGTTCCTCTGGTTCGCCAACAACGTCCCGGAAGCCGTCGCCTTCTACAAGGCGGTGTTCCCCAACGCAAAAGTCGAGAGCGTCAGCGACTCCATGGCGGTGTTCGAACTCGAAGGCCAGCGCTTCCACGCACTCAACGGCGGGCCGCAATACCGCTTCACCGAGGCGGTCTCGTTCTTCATCAGCGTGGAGACGCAAGCCGAGGTCGACTACTTCTGGAGCCGTCTCACCGCCGACGGCGGCGAGGAATCCCGCTGCGGCTGGCTCAAGGACAAATTTGGACTGTCCTGGCAGGTGATCCCGTCAGCGCTCGGCCGCTACCTCGGCGATCCCGACCGCACGAAGGCGAACCGCGTCATGCAGGCGATGATGGAGATGCGGAAGATCGTGATCGCAGATCTCGACAGGGCGTATGCCGGGTGA
- a CDS encoding glutathione S-transferase family protein: MPTFTAFENSPDRGKGQARDMRVRWALEEVGLPYDVRLVSFAAMKDPAHLARHPFGQIPTYEDGDLALFESGAIVLHIAERHDGLLPKDANARSRAIAWMFAALNTLERPIVEFGMTMLFERDKSWYEERLPVLKDRVRIRLGELSRRLGEAEWLDGTFSAGDLMMVTVLRRLNASRLLEEYPDLSAYVARGEARPAFRRAFDAQLAVFTAASTGR; this comes from the coding sequence ATGCCCACCTTCACAGCCTTCGAAAACTCACCCGACCGCGGCAAGGGACAGGCCCGCGACATGCGGGTTCGCTGGGCGCTGGAAGAAGTGGGCCTGCCCTACGACGTCCGCCTCGTGTCGTTCGCGGCGATGAAGGACCCCGCCCATCTTGCGCGGCATCCGTTCGGGCAGATTCCGACCTATGAGGACGGCGATCTCGCTTTGTTCGAGTCGGGCGCGATCGTGCTGCATATCGCCGAGCGCCATGACGGATTGTTGCCAAAGGATGCGAATGCGAGGAGCCGCGCGATCGCATGGATGTTTGCCGCGCTCAACACGCTGGAGCGGCCGATCGTCGAGTTCGGGATGACGATGCTGTTCGAGCGCGACAAGAGCTGGTACGAGGAGCGGCTGCCGGTCCTGAAGGATCGCGTCCGCATCAGGCTCGGCGAATTGTCCCGTCGCCTCGGCGAGGCCGAGTGGCTCGACGGCACATTCAGCGCCGGCGACCTCATGATGGTGACCGTGCTGCGCCGGTTGAATGCATCTCGCCTGCTGGAGGAATATCCCGACCTCTCCGCCTATGTCGCCCGCGGCGAAGCGCGGCCTGCGTTCCGGCGGGCGTTCGATGCGCAGCTGGCGGTGTTCACCGCCGCATCGACCGGCAGATAG
- a CDS encoding glutathione S-transferase family protein encodes MLTLYSYPELFGVADNNGYGLKVYAFLKLAGVPFVHEHVFDASAAPRGQLPYVVDDGQTIGDSETIIAHAIAKYRLSIDAALSQEARRTNHLVTRMLDDLYWVMSYSRWKDDRFYPAFRDAFIAQHPQLDAEGLEKAKAYNSQRYYFQGIGRYTPEQAYARGLADLEVLTEIVPAAGFVHGAAPTSCDAGIYGFIANIYYFPIPTPLKAFVDAHANLVAHCERIHAAVSS; translated from the coding sequence ATGCTGACCCTCTATTCCTATCCGGAACTGTTCGGCGTCGCCGACAACAACGGCTACGGCCTCAAGGTCTATGCGTTCCTGAAGCTCGCAGGCGTGCCGTTCGTGCACGAGCATGTCTTCGATGCCTCTGCCGCGCCGCGCGGGCAGCTGCCTTACGTCGTCGACGACGGCCAGACCATCGGCGACAGCGAGACCATCATTGCGCATGCGATCGCCAAATATCGCCTGAGCATCGATGCCGCGCTGTCGCAGGAGGCACGGCGGACCAACCATCTCGTCACCCGCATGCTGGACGATCTCTACTGGGTGATGTCGTATTCGCGCTGGAAGGACGATCGGTTCTATCCGGCATTCCGCGACGCCTTCATCGCGCAGCATCCGCAACTCGATGCCGAGGGACTGGAGAAGGCGAAGGCCTACAATTCGCAGCGCTACTATTTCCAGGGCATCGGCCGCTACACGCCCGAGCAGGCTTACGCGCGGGGCCTGGCCGATCTGGAAGTGCTGACGGAGATCGTTCCCGCCGCGGGCTTCGTCCACGGCGCGGCGCCGACCAGCTGTGATGCCGGCATCTACGGCTTCATCGCCAACATCTATTATTTTCCGATCCCGACGCCGCTGAAGGCCTTCGTCGATGCGCACGCCAATCTCGTCGCGCATTGCGAGAGGATTCATGCGGCCGTGAGTTCGTAG
- a CDS encoding RidA family protein: protein MSIQHFAPPPHVKAPPLSFATRVGDLLFVSGIPGFDGNGALPDGFEAQFANVAVNIKRVLDEAGATVRDLVKVNVLLTRASDVAAMNALYAGAFGPPPYPARTTCVVQALPDPKMLIEIEAVASLAK from the coding sequence ATGTCGATCCAGCATTTCGCCCCCCCGCCGCACGTCAAGGCGCCGCCGCTGTCCTTTGCCACGCGCGTCGGTGATCTCCTGTTCGTCTCCGGCATTCCCGGCTTCGACGGCAATGGCGCGCTGCCGGACGGTTTCGAGGCGCAGTTCGCCAACGTCGCCGTCAACATCAAGCGCGTGCTGGACGAAGCCGGCGCGACGGTCCGCGATCTCGTCAAGGTCAACGTGCTGCTCACGCGCGCCTCCGACGTCGCCGCGATGAATGCACTCTATGCCGGCGCGTTCGGCCCGCCGCCCTACCCGGCGCGCACCACCTGCGTGGTGCAGGCCCTGCCCGACCCGAAGATGCTGATCGAGATCGAGGCGGTTGCATCGCTGGCGAAGTGA
- a CDS encoding J domain-containing protein has protein sequence MMGRLESWKLALERLRSAQPADWAEAGRLVAEIVRMSTDATLRQAAEQALPVLRQAVDNDDHSVTLAAQRRIGVILEVVHDLTAPRFGRRNAMPKKLSSEDRARRMLGLPLAVQLTCDDINQAYRRAAKGKHPDQGGSAQAFIDLAAARDILIHPGAHKDA, from the coding sequence ATGATGGGACGGCTTGAATCCTGGAAACTCGCTCTCGAACGCCTGCGGTCGGCGCAGCCGGCCGACTGGGCCGAGGCCGGCCGGCTCGTCGCCGAGATCGTACGCATGAGCACGGATGCCACGCTGCGCCAGGCGGCCGAGCAGGCGCTTCCGGTGCTGCGCCAGGCCGTGGACAATGACGATCACAGCGTCACGCTGGCGGCCCAGCGCCGCATCGGCGTGATCCTCGAGGTCGTCCATGATCTCACCGCGCCACGCTTCGGCCGCCGCAACGCCATGCCGAAGAAGCTCTCCAGCGAGGATCGTGCCCGAAGGATGCTCGGCCTGCCGCTCGCCGTGCAGCTCACCTGCGACGACATCAACCAGGCCTACCGCCGCGCCGCCAAGGGCAAGCATCCCGACCAGGGCGGCAGCGCGCAAGCCTTCATCGACCTCGCCGCCGCGCGCGACATCCTGATCCATCCCGGCGCGCACAAGGACGCGTGA